The genomic segment AAGGAATGTAAAATGAAAGATTATTTAAGCACTACACATAGGAAAGTAGCCTGGTTTAAAAATTCGCATGAGAAATCAGAACTGGATATGAAGCCTCCTTATCAGCGAAACCCCGTTTGGGTCAATAGGCAAAAAAGTTTTCTTATTGATTCTATTCTTAGAGGATATCCGATCCCGGAAATCTACATGCAAGAAATTGTTAATGAAAAGGGAGAGATGAAATTTATTGTAATCGATGGACAACAGAGAATCCGCGCAATTTTGGATTTTCTTTATGATTCGTTTGAAATTGACGAAGTTGATTCTCCTGAATGGGCTAATCTTAAATTTAGTGAACTTAAGGCGGAAGAGAAGAAAAGAATATATGAATATAATTTCATAGTAAGAGTCATCCCTGATATCGAAGATACCGAAATTAGATCTATATTTCAAAGATTAAACAGAAATGTGATTTCTCTTAATAAACAAGAACTTCGTCAATCTACTTATTGGGGGCCTTTCATTCAAACAATGAATTCCATCGCTGAATTTGAAATTTGGGGGGAATTAGGAATATTTACATCGAACGATATTAGAAGGATGCTTGATGTTGAATTTATTAGCGAGTTAGCAATTGCGGTAATGCACGGTGTTCAAAATAAAAAGGAGACATTGGATAAGTATTATTCAATCTATGAATCAGAATTTGAGGAGAAGGATAGCGTAAAAAATCTCTTTAATATATTGTTAGGTGAGGTAAGACAAGTATTACCGAATATATCTAATACTAGATGGAGCAAAAAAACAGATTTTTATACTCTATTCGTTTATTTCTCCAAAAACATAAAACAATTTCCGTTGCCTCGAGAAAAACGAGACAATTTGAATTCATTATTAATTTCCTTTGGAAATTACATTGATACTGAAGTTTCTGCTGATGAAGATAATAAATTAGATAGTAGCATAAGCATATTGGATTCCATTAAGCTTTATGCATCGAATGTACGGGCATCCTCCGATTTGGGATCAAGAAAGAGGAGAGAGGAGGCATTTGCCAACGTTGTTTCTACTATTTTTTCATAGGCACGGCGTATAACTATCGGTGCGTCCGCGCCGCTCGGGGCTCACTTCGTGACCCGCTCGCTTCGGCCTCCGGCACTACACTTGCACGCGCAAGTTCGTGCTATTGCGAACGTCGCCAAGCCTTGGTCGTTAGCTGAACATCGAGCACAACAGTTGTTCTTTTTTAGAAAATCTTCTATTTCAGTTGTTTTTAGGTCTTTTAAAAGATAAAATACTTGCAATTAATATAGTTATTACTATTGTTATAACATGGATACTTCATCAGTAAAAAAGACAACAATTCGGGCAATCGGGAATTCCGCTGGTGCTACAATTCCTAAGGTGCTTCTGGAAAAGTATAATTTCCATGAAGGTGATACTGTCTTTCTTTTGGAAACTGAAGCTGGCATTCTCTTATCTCCATACGATCCTGATTTTGAAGAGGCTATGGAAATTTACCAAGAAGGTTCTAAAAAGTACCGTAATGCTCTAAGAGAATTGGCTAAATGAAGAAAGAGCCTAGATGGTTAAATAAGAAAATCGTCGGAGCAATTCATTTAGATCAAGTTAAACAGCATGGTGGATCTCAGGGAATCCGAGACCAAGGACTTCTGGAATCGGCTCTTGATCGTCCAAAGAATAAATGGGCATATGACTCTTCTTCTAATATTTTTGATTTAGCTGCTTCACTATGTATAGGAATAGCAAAGAATCATCCGTTCATTGATGGAAATAAACGTGTAGCTTACATGGCTATGTATGTATTTCTTGGATTAAATAGATATAGTATAGAAGTATCAGAAGAAGAAGTCGTTTCGATTATGCTTCGAGTTGCAGAAGGAAGCATAGATGAAATCAATTTATCAACTTGGTTAAAAGATAGCTCACATCCTCGCAAGTAGGTGCTCGACGTCGGCTAACTTTCGCCTCAGCTGCTGCGCTTCGGGCTGCTCCGCACCCTCGCTCCGGCCTCCGTCACTTTGTTTGCATGTGCAAACTCGTGCCGTTGCGAACGTCGGCTAGGTTTGGTCGTTAGGCGACATTTCTGCATAAAATTTTGTAAATAGGAAAAAATAATGTTCAAAAACTTAACTGATTTTTCTTTCCAACGTAATTGGAAAGAAGCTCTTATTTTCTACATAGTATGGTTATTAATTATAGTAATATCCTCTGGATTAATTTCTGGTATAGGGATAGGACTATTAAGTATAGTAGGTCTAAAGTTTTTGCCAGACGAGAGCTTTCAACTAGGAGCAAAGATTGGGAACATAGTCGCTGTAGTAGGTTGTCTTTTTATATCATTTATTATCCTGAAGAAGAAAAACCTTCAAACTCATATAGGTTTTATATTGGTTGGCCTCCTTGCAGGTCTTTTGGCGGTCTTTATAGGTGGATTTGGGGGATTAATTCCATGCTCGTATTTAAGCACGTTACCCATCAGCAAGGGAAGTGACCAAGTTTAATTTATCAAGTGCAGAAACGCCGCCTAACTATCGCCTCAGCCGCAGCGCTGCGGGACCGCTTCGCGACCCTCGCTCCAGGCTCCGCCACATTCGCTTCTGTCACTGCGCTTGCTTGCGCAAGCTCGTGCCGTTGCAAACGTCGGAGCACCTCGGTCGTTATGCGTAAAGCTCGCTAAAACTTACATTGATAAAGTGAAATTGATACAATTCTGATTTTCAATGCACAAGAGCAGGACATTGTGGCATTGAATGCAGAAAGAAAGATCGATATTGAACACACTTCCTCCTAACCTAGTAGAAGTTAATAGTTTATTCTCTGAAAATTGTAATATAAAAATTAAAGACTATCAGATAGAAAAGGAAAGCTCTGATTATAATGCCGCTCTCTTTAATTTAGATAAGAAACAAGTTATCTTTAGATTAGCGAAAATCACGCCTAAAAAAATTGGTATGTTTGTTACTCTTTGGAAAAGAAATAGAAAAGGAATTACGAGTCCCTTTCATAAAGGAGATAATATCGACTTAGTTATAGTTGAAGTTAGAAAAGCTAACCAAATTGGGCACTTTGTTTTTAGCCAAGCAATTCTTATTGAAAAGGGCATTATCACTTCGAATAAAGAAGGCAAAAGGGGATTTAGGATATATCCTCCGTGGGAATTACCTTCTAATAATCAAGCTGCTGCATCCCAGCTTTGGCAATCACACTATTTCTTTGAGCGTTCAAAAGTGAATAGAGATGATAGTTTACGTCTCAAAGAATTGATTAATCTCTAATTTTAATAAAGCGAGCCTT from the Leptospira hartskeerlii genome contains:
- a CDS encoding DUF262 domain-containing protein — its product is MKDYLSTTHRKVAWFKNSHEKSELDMKPPYQRNPVWVNRQKSFLIDSILRGYPIPEIYMQEIVNEKGEMKFIVIDGQQRIRAILDFLYDSFEIDEVDSPEWANLKFSELKAEEKKRIYEYNFIVRVIPDIEDTEIRSIFQRLNRNVISLNKQELRQSTYWGPFIQTMNSIAEFEIWGELGIFTSNDIRRMLDVEFISELAIAVMHGVQNKKETLDKYYSIYESEFEEKDSVKNLFNILLGEVRQVLPNISNTRWSKKTDFYTLFVYFSKNIKQFPLPREKRDNLNSLLISFGNYIDTEVSADEDNKLDSSISILDSIKLYASNVRASSDLGSRKRREEAFANVVSTIFS
- a CDS encoding AbrB/MazE/SpoVT family DNA-binding domain-containing protein → MDTSSVKKTTIRAIGNSAGATIPKVLLEKYNFHEGDTVFLLETEAGILLSPYDPDFEEAMEIYQEGSKKYRNALRELAK
- a CDS encoding type II toxin-antitoxin system death-on-curing family toxin; its protein translation is MKKEPRWLNKKIVGAIHLDQVKQHGGSQGIRDQGLLESALDRPKNKWAYDSSSNIFDLAASLCIGIAKNHPFIDGNKRVAYMAMYVFLGLNRYSIEVSEEEVVSIMLRVAEGSIDEINLSTWLKDSSHPRK
- a CDS encoding MepB family protein — its product is MQKERSILNTLPPNLVEVNSLFSENCNIKIKDYQIEKESSDYNAALFNLDKKQVIFRLAKITPKKIGMFVTLWKRNRKGITSPFHKGDNIDLVIVEVRKANQIGHFVFSQAILIEKGIITSNKEGKRGFRIYPPWELPSNNQAAASQLWQSHYFFERSKVNRDDSLRLKELINL